The proteins below come from a single Ictidomys tridecemlineatus isolate mIctTri1 chromosome 8, mIctTri1.hap1, whole genome shotgun sequence genomic window:
- the LOC106145415 gene encoding LOW QUALITY PROTEIN: uncharacterized protein C9orf40 (The sequence of the model RefSeq protein was modified relative to this genomic sequence to represent the inferred CDS: inserted 1 base in 1 codon; deleted 1 base in 1 codon; substituted 1 base at 1 genomic stop codon), with translation MAQRLEAEPLTFHVPWKRLLLRDFTEEPTPXIWIPPSGLHPGQPQKHKIDAGVMSAPLASSSKRRDSGASSSRSGGEREXPGPGEEPQDAQPPEVGGDHGAGRTGPPRQDRGFAPLQHNEEFCLYNTFQYWRNPLPLVDLSDIEDVSENNQTEATLPGKNEVVEIYMES, from the exons ATGGCCCAGCGGCTTGAGGCTGAGCCACTGACGTTCCACGTGCCTTGGAAGCGGCTCCTGCTCCGCGACTTCACGGAGGAGCCAACGCCGTAGATTTGGATCCCGCCGTCGGGACTGCATCCTGGGCAACCGCAAAAGCACAAAATCGACGCAGGGGTCATGTCAGCGCCTTTGGCTTCGTCCAGCAAGCGCCGCGACAGCGGCGCCAGCAGCTCCCGGAGCGGCGGGGAGCGTG GGCCGGGGCCTGGAGAGGAGCCCCAGGACGCCCAGCCCCCTGAGGTTGGAGGTGACCACGGGGCGGGGCGCACAGGGCCTCCGCGGCAAGACAGGGGGTTCGCACCGCTCCAGCACAATGAAGAATTTTGTCTGTATAATACTTTCCAGTACTGGAGAAATCCTTTACCACTTGTTGATCTGTCAGACATCGAAGATGTGAGTGAAAACAACCAAACAGAAGCAACA TTGCCTGGCAAGAATGAAGTGGTTGAGATTTACATGGAGTCCTGA